The DNA window CTCTCCGAGTGCCGCCACCAGTTGCAAGCGCACAACGTGGAGATCGAGACCCTCCGGAGCACCAACCGGTTGCTCGAGCGGCAGCTGCAGGAAGCGGAGGAGCGCAGCCACGAGGAGAACCACCATCTGCAGGTGAGGGGGAGTCTGCTCGGGCGGGAGAGACGCCGGGGTGGGGCCCGGCTGGCCGGCCAGCGGGTGATTCTGGGGGGCAGTTGTTTTGTTCTGACTGGGAATGGTAGAGCATGTCAAGAGTCCCAGCGGGGCTCCTGAAGTCCCAGCGGCGTCGCAGCGTCTAGCGGAAAGCCAAGGCCGTCCCTTGCAAGGGGTGCAGGAGGCTTCTTCAAAGCTGGGAGTGACTTTCCCGTTCTATTTGGGGAAAAGATGGGAGtccagggggtggggaaggggcttTGGGACCCTCCACGGGTGCTCGCCCATGGAGGCACCTTTGCTGAGATGACGATGGGCTCGATCCATTTCCAGGACACGATACGCCAGCTGGAAGACGCCTTGAGGACCACGAAGGGAGAGATGGCGCGTCACCTGCGGGAATATCAGGACCTCCTGAACGTGAAAATGGCCCTTGATATTGAAATAGCAGCATACAGGTTGGGCTCGGCCTTTTGCGTCCTTTGCATAGCGGCCCTGATCAGCTGGGGAGGGGGCCACGGGGGGGGTGGTCATGGGGGGGGCTGCTGCTCCAGGAGCTGCATGCATTTGAGTGCAGGAACGGTGGTTGCAAGAGGCCAGAACCCACGGCACTGGGATTCCGGAAAGGAGTAAGCTGCAGGGCGTCCACCCTTCTGCCATCACCCCCACCAGCCCTATCTTCAACGGGCCCCAATCCACCAGGAAGTTCATTAGATTGAAAGAGTTTGCCACAGCAGCGCAAGACCAGGTGGGACATTTCTGCTCATCTGCGGAAAGGGGCTTTTGGTTTTTAATCTGTACCGAGTGCCTAAGAATCATACTTCTCGAATCCCAGTGTGATCCCAGCTCCAGATGCGTttcctatattttttaaaaatctcagctGAGTATCTAGTCGTCTCAGTGACTTCTATTCATGAATCCCAAAGTGTCTGTGAAATGCACTGGAAAATTACTCTTCAGGTGCAATTTTTAGCCCAGGAAAGCTAAAACCTTTTCATCTTTCAAGGCATCGCAAGAGtctttgctgggtttttttccccccctgcatTGTCTATAAAAGCTGATATAGAATAGCCTGGTGTGGCACCGGCAGCTTCCAGAAAGCTGGAAAGAAGTtgtgtgtttctttaaatattgtcGATGCATTAATTCTTTACAGGAACCCACCTTTGAGGGCCAGTCTTGGCAATGTTCCACCAGGTTCCTTTACAAAACAAGATCTCAGCTGGGTTTGCAAACGCTCAGTTCTGAATCCCTGCTGGAATGCCAGTGGGGCTCATTTAACCTTGGCTTTCCTTGGTCTCCTCTCCCTGCCCTCTGTAGGAAACTGCTGGAAGGAGGGGAGACCCGCCTGAGCACCGTCAGCGccgtcagcagcagcagcagccacatgCTGGGCttcatcatccccttctcctcgaGCCCCCTGTCAGGTTTGAAGGGGTTCTCCAGCAGCACGCTTGCCATCAGGAAGGACGAGAAAGGAGAAACAGAGGAGCGCCCCCACCACCCTGGCGATTCAGAGGAGCCCGACGTGGCTGTGGAGGAGGACTCTTCCGGAGACGAGAAGTCAGAAACCAGCCTGGCCAAGGACTAGGCAGGGCTGAAGCTTCTGGCTCTCCTGCCATTTTGTGGATTGATTTTATCTGTGGTTTTTTGGTTAGATTTCCACCCTCCTTGACCTCCAGTAAGTTGAAGGCAGTCTCCCTGGTTTTCTTCCTCCCCGTTTGCATCCCCAGAACAATCCttaggcagagagagggaggttCAGAgctcaagtggggatttgaacccgagtCTCCTGTTCAGTACCCAAATGGCAACACCAGCATCCAACTCTGCTCAGTAGGAATTATTCCCTGAGAAACGTATTGGGGGATGATTGATGAGTCTTCCTGCATCCCAAGCATGTGACACGGGTCATGGGCTTCACCAGCTTCCTTGGTGAAATGACCCCACGTGGACAAGGCTCCAAAGGACTGGTTTCTGTTCTTTAACCCCTCCCGAGCCTCTCTGTCTTTGCTTTCCCTTATCATCCTTATCCTCCATCGTTCAAAGCCCCCTCTTTGGGACTGTTTTTAAGAAGGAGGAACGGGGAAGCTGTgtgtttccctttttaaataaaagccaAGCCCTGAAAGACATATCTAGCTAGAGTCTTTCAGAGGTGGGAATGATGTGTTTATAATCCTTtattaaggaaggaaaaaaaacatttcagaggATTGGtgttttttatcttttctgtGCAGCATAGAGGATGAGTCCCTTGAAAGAAATGGGCAGTGTTAACAGATCTGTGCAGCTTTTAATGATCGTATCTGTCTGTACCTTGTCTTTCCTGAATCTTCTGGAGGTTGTCAGCCCTTGCTGTCAGGTGCCTGTAGTCCTGGCTGCCTTTAGGCAGGGAAGAACCCAGAGCGACAGCGGTCTGTCTGCATATCTCCACATCTGGGCActtaacttccccccccccacacacacacacacacaccaccaccaccctccagtTCCTTATtatttctgtccccccccccccacggcagcCCTCTTCTCTTCCACGATGAGCTGTTTGCCTTGCAGACACAACTTTTGAATGCAGTGTCTAGTCTGGCTCGGAGGTGGTGCCCTAAGCAGAGGAATGTGCATTGTAGAATTTGTAGGATGGCTTTGCTTGGCATTTTGAATGGAAAGCCTGTAGTGACTTCAGAGCCCTGCAGAAGGGTTAGATATTTGCAGAACTGAAATAGATGTGCTGCTAGAACTGATCCAGAGGGTTTGAAATGTTGCTGTTATTTCTTCCGGATGaaggatgttttttttccattaaaatagTGCATCATTTCAGTAAAATTCAAAATACTTCACACGGCAATGAGACCATGAACTGATTTCTGCCCCAAATTTTGCCTATGTTAAAAGGACAAggacaggtgtttttttttaagaaaaagggtTTATCAAAAACACAAACTGCCTGCCATCCAGGCTGCAACCAAGCCAGCTCTGAAGGGTCTCCCCCAACTCCCCAGACAGTTTGCTAATCAGCCTTTGTGTTCAGAGCAAGAGGTAGCTGGCACCTGAGAACAACAATCCAGCCTTAGATCTTGGCTTTTTTGTGCTACACATCTGGGGGAAGACATGGGGATAAAATGTTAGCACATCATCATCCAAAATTCAGAATCTCTTAATGAAAGGGGCACTAGTTGGCGAGGGTCCTCTCCAggagcagctttaaaaaaaggtgatCAATTTCAGTCTGAATCTCACAATTGAGTTAAAACAGGCAGCTTTGAAGTAAAGGGCAGCCGTGTGGTTGAaacaaaatccaaatgcaaaaatgggCAATACCGTTATAtagcactaaaaaaaaatcatcacataataaacaagctttcatggattaaaccacttcatcaggcttgtatcagtgtgaagaacttaCAGTAGAAGTCCAAAAGCTTGgttataaaaaaacaaacatatttatgtATCTGTTTGCTCACATTTGTACTGAAATGTCAGCCAGAATACCACATGGCATAATCATAAAGCATTATAAAATCATATCACACATTGAAAAGGTAAAATATCATGTCATCACCTTAATTCCCACGGTAGTGGAACAACCACATAACACGGAGGAATGCCATCAAGACAGAAGATGAAGGAATAGCACTGACCATTTCTTAACTCCATGAGTTCCTTGCAATGGACTTCTCTCAAGCGATGCTCCTGGTGGATCATGTCCCAGGTCTCAAGCATCCTGAAGCACAGGTGCTGTTAAGAGAATTCTCTGCATGGCCAAACAATGAAGGgttctgtgtttgtgtgcatggagATGCTTTGTGGAAGGCTATGAGAATGtatggcggtgtgtgtgtgtgtgtcatacaCTCCTTTCAAATGCTGCTTATTTAATAATTAGTGAGATCGGTGCATGATGCCACGTTCCAAACTATGTcttgtgcctccccccccccttatttatcttttatttatcTATATAAAGTAACTttagaggattttaaaaatgtagttggAAGGCAAATAAAGTGGAAATGAAAAGCCCAAGCAGATGGCTTGGTGATGGTCTGATGGCGAGGGCAGATTTGTTCCGGTGACTCCGAGCCAAGGCTCCTGGCCGCCAGTTGtaagaaacatttatttcttcCCTTTCACTTCAAAGATGAGCCTTAAGAGATGCGTTCAGACTTTTTCCATGGAAAATTCGTAGGGCTTCCAAATTCCAAATTAGCGCTGGCAGAATCAGTGCACCTGTTTCAGAGGCTGGGGTTCAGTTGCGCTGTGCTGGGTTGCAAAGGAAAGGGATTACCGTAATGCTATTTATCCCTCTGGCTCCTGGGCTTCCCTCCGTGGGATGGGCTTCTCCCCTCTTAGTCTCCCTGCTGGTGGACAGGACCATCTGACCAGAGGAGGAGACCTGGCTGTCTTTGAAGGTGGGGTAACCTTGGCCAAGGCATAGATGGATACCTAGACGTCTCCCGCTGGGGTGCCAACTCTTGAAATCAAAACATCCGGTGTCTGCTTGGAGCCTTCTTGGCCCCAGGATAGAGCCCAGAGCTCCTAGGGGAGGTGGTTTGCCAGAAGTGAGGCATGGCTCAGTTTCCTCCCTCCACTTCTTTTACCCTTTACTTTAAGCAAAAGGCTGATGGCAGCAAAGCCCTGATCTTTTGCAAGGATGCTAACGCATTCTGTCCCACAGGATTGGGGCCACTGGGAGGCTGGTAGTctccttttttgaggggggggggagatgaactGGGTCATATTTTAATCCAGAAGTGCCAGGAGCTATTCAGGGGCAGAAATCAGATTCAGCACCCTGGCTAGCTCCCACCGCATTCCGATTCAAACCATAAAGAGGTTTCAGAGGCGCCACAAAATCGGAGTCACCCAATTCCTGGCCGATGCCAGAAGTGTCATTATAGTTGTATAATTATGCAAGCATGGTGTGCATGGCTTCAGCACAGTTTGTTCTGTCAATCCTATAATCGGAGGGGGGCTGGGGTGGGACAAGCTTTTCCCTACAAGCGATTCCTACAAGCTGATTCTACTAAATTTGGATTCTGCCCTGCCTGGACCGGCTCTGTCTTCCTCCGCCTTCAAGCCATGTGTAGCCAGTCTCTGATAAACACCAGCAGTCTGCTTTTATTGGGAGGAATGTCTGCTACGTTTATGGAATTAAAGCTCAGGCTGCACTGATAAATGATCCCTCCCCTGGCAATGACATCCTTGGCACCAGAGGTTCATTTCCAGGTGCTCATGGAGTGGGAAGTAGCCCCTGATGACGCTGCTGGTGGAGCAACCTGGGAGAGAGCGCTGGTAAAAATTGGACATGCCCCacacttattttttatttcacttcctTTCTGCTTTATAATTAATCCTCTTATTATAATACATTTTCTGTCGAATTTAGAGATTTCACGTGATGTGGCTGCAGAAACGGCTTCTGGGGAGACTAGGAGTGGTCTCGCCTGCAGGGGAAGTCTGGAAGAGCCTTCCCCAAAGGCCCCCTTGCCTGCACACCTCCTGCTTAGCCTTCCTGAGCTCCAAACTTCCAGGGGGCCAGGCAAACGGCAAGCATTCATCTCGAAGAGCAGAACTCAGTTGGACTGCTCACCCGTCAGAGAAAGCTTCCCCTTTTTATGGAGACAGGAGATCTGAAACAAAGCATTtctcagcccactggaacacacacacacacacacaccatttaagGGGAGGGATTGTTGCCGCTCGCTGGAGCTGCCTGTTTAAAAACGAAGTCACATGTTTGTCGCTGGACTGTACTCAGACGAGGGGGGTCATTAACGGGAGTAGCAGATGCAGAGCGACCTCCTTGCCTTCCCTCCGACCTGCCCAACTCCCTCGCCATCCATGCTGGAGAGCCCTGGCCCTTCTTCTGTGCCTCCTCTGGGGTCCTGCCAACACCCAGTGCTGCCTTCTAGCGTGGCCGAGGAGGATTTGGTCTTGTTTCCAACCAGCAGCACAATTCCAGCAAAGCCAGGGCCGGAGGGCATGCTGAAAACACAAATTGTGCACACCTCTGCCAGGAACTGTAGCCGCCACCCCCATCCTGCTGGTCAAGTGCTGTTCTTTCCGTATGATTTAGCTCAACGTGCCCTCATCTCCTTCAAACCAATCTATACTAGCATTTTGTGCCAGTCCTCTTTGTAAGCAGAGACTGGGCAGTGGCATTTCCTTCTTCAAGCACTACCAAGGACTGCACTGAGataagaagcaaagaaggaagataATCTAAAAGCTAAtccataaatatatataaatatatatctatcTCAAAAAAAGTTAATTTATAAAGATCccttatttttaaagcatattcAACCAACAAGCCGGAGCAAGGATGCAAGGATCGTGGGACACTGAAAGAACCCAACTTCACTGGCTTTTTAGCAAGAAACTGGCCTTCAAACACTGGAACGGgttcaatttaatttattttaaaaatataatataaagtaGGCCGGTAAAGGCATAGTATCACTTAAAGCAACCTAACACCTGGCCCTTCTGTCAGACTCCCATCTGGGGATTACAGTTCACCCGTCAACTTTGTGCACCGTGGTGTcagcaacaaagaaaagacaCAGGATAGTCACAGGGTAGAAAGGAGAAATACCAGAATTATTGTCGAACTGAGCAGCCATGAAATAcgcaagagaaaaggaaggaagtgggAGCCACGgacgttgttgctgctgctgcggcaAATCGGGGGGCCATCTACCACCAAGCCACCCACGCTGGGCTCCGGCTCCCGGCGATCTCCCCAAACCGAGGCCGTGGCAGTGACGGCAGGTCTGTGCAAACTATGCAGTGAAAGAAACGCGCTGGCAGTTCAGGGGAAGGTGATGGTCGTGAGCGGCATCAGCTCCAGCGTCTGCTCAAGAGTCGGGCGCTGCTCTTGGTACTCGGTGGCGTGACCATTGCCGTAGTGGCCGTACTCAAACTTGATCCGCAGCTCGCCAATTTTGGACTGGGGCAGGATGTCTGGGATCCACTCAATGATGAACGGTGTGGGTTCCTTCTGATCCGGGGACATGTTacctgatgagagagagagagggaaacccGGAAGAGAAGAGCCATCACCTCGGAGCCTCTCCTCCAACATCAGACAGCCAAACGAAAAACAAAGCCTCTTGTTACGGCTGGGGAATAAAGAGAAAGCGCTCCGGGCTGCAAACGTATCGCACTGTCAACGTACCAACTTTCAGGAAGGTTTTGAGTTCCAGAGGTCGAAGCACCGGCTGCTTCTCCAGGCGCCCGTAGGTCTCCGGGATGCTCTCCACTTCCACCTTGGGACACTTAAAAGGTTCGTAGGTGCCGTCTCGGTTCTGGATAAAGCTGCGTGTtacttccagaggcatctggaaaGAGAAACCAGACGGAGAGGGTGAGAACAGAGGGCCCTCCAGGGGCGTCTCTCTGCTCTGCTCTCAGGGCCTGGTAATCACTCTGCTATAAGAGGATATTTAGCTCCTGCCCGTAGAGGACTAGAACCTTTACACTCACCCTCTAAAGGCAGGAAGGGGCATTCGAAGCTGGGGCCCCTCCTGATGAACCCGTCCGGCAGGCACCTGCACCCCCCTGGAGGCAAAGTGGCAGAGCCAGGCCGGCACCTTCCctttcgtcccccccccccccagtcagcgCCCTTCAACCCATCCATATTTCTCAAGGCCAGGGTACAAATCCATCTCACCTCCAGGGTGTCGAAGATCTGTTTGACCTGCAAGATGTTGGTGATGTGCCAGGTGTATTTGGAAAAGGTCCCCAAGGGTAAGGCATCTTTCCGGACGAAAGCTTAGAAAGACACAAGCCTGTTAGAGAGCtgatgctcgggggggggggggggcaggctcctATCTGTCCTTTGCTCGTGAGCAATTCACAGGAAAAGAAGCATTTTTCACTCTCCAGGGAGCAGTTCTAGAGATTGGGGAGAAGATTCTTCCAGCGGCAGCGGCTAGTTCAAAGGCAAGCCATTTCTGGGGGTCAGCGGTTGCACCAGCCTTTCCCTGGCCCCCAAAGGGCCACACCCACCTATGGTTTTCCCATTTTCCTTTCTGGGCCCGTccagttttggggggaaaaagctccCTTGGGTTTGAAGCAGCCCCAGGAAGTCCCCAAATGGCCCAGGACGTCTCCAAAAAGCTTCTGAGACACCATCTTCCACTTTTTAGCCAACATCCTTTTCAGGATATGCGTTGGGGGGTTTCCAGGCACCCAGAGGAGACTGATGGGGCTGGGAGAGGGGGCTCACGGGGGGCCCATAGACGGCACTCTGCCCACCCCATGCCAGTTCTTCCCTCAGGAAGCAGCTTTCTTCCCGAGAGAGCCTTCCTTCCCCCCATCCTTATGACTCGTAAGGAAACAATGCCTGGACATCATCACTGCTGTTGTCCCTCTGCGCCAATGAGCTGCTCTCACTGGGGGCTTCCCGTACGAAAGATGCCTGCCCTGGTCAGTTACCTGTGGTTGAATTGGGGAGGCGTTTCTTGACGCTCCCAATGGAAATTCTCTGCTGAAGAGCCTCAAAGAAAGACTGGGGAATGTGGAACACCAACGGTTCTGGCTTCCCTGAgtgaaaagcaaacacacacataaacccccccgaaataaagaaaaagaaagcgaCTGGTAGAGCCATAAGCCAAGTATGTATTTCCCAACAGTTCCACGTAAAACTACTAAGCGGACCATCGCTTAGCAGACACGACAAACAAACATCCCGAAGTCAACCTCAACGTTCTGTTTGCTGGAGATCAAAATGGAGAaaagagcaagggggggggaagagcctccCGCCCAGTTCCGTTCAACCTCCGAAGGTCTGGGTAAATCAAACTGCGTAGGAGGGAGTCCCAATTAGCTTTGCTGTTGCATAGATTTCTTTTATCTCCCACACCCAGACACGTGGGGCAACCCCACACCACGTCTACTTTCCACCCCGAGGCGAGAGACTATCCCTGTGTACACAAAGCCACAGGACAAACCAACACGTGGTGCTTTTACCCTGCAATCCTTTCGTGGGCTCAGCCCATTCAAGGCCCAAAGACGAGGCTGGCAGGGATGGGCGAGGAAGGCTTACCATCAAACTGGTAGTGCATGGCTTGGTGGATGCGCTCCGTGACACTGGCCAGCCACTCCTGGAAGGACAACGTCACGTGGGACTCGTCCAGCAGCTGGCTGCACGCTAAGAGACAGGAAAGGCCATTGGCCACCGGCTTCTCTGTGACACCCGCTGCCCTGCCTTTACTTCCAGGGGCCCGACAGAATGGCTCATCGCTCTCCTCCTCTCTGACCTTTCTTCCAAACATCCCTGTGAGGCAGATCAGACCAGGAGGGAGCgagtccatgtgtgtgtgtgtttgtgggcagGGGAGACTCATGCAAGGGGATGCAGCATTTCCTCAAGGGAAGCAAAGGCAACAGCATTCCCTCTGGAGGCCACCTTGACTCGGAGTGAAGGGTACGCTTTGATTGCTCTTTATTGAAGGACGATTAACCTTTCAAGTTAAAATTtctcccaagggggggggggggagaggatgtaCATACATATGGCTAAATCCACCTGTACTCCTGGTTGGAGTCGAATGgtctatggggggggggcattaacACTGCAAGGTCATACACAGCAGCTCTGTGCTCTGAACCGTCCTCTCAAGAGGTACGGAGGGCGCGCGCGCAAGGAACAGAACCCACCTTGCCTTTTGAGCGAAACCATTGGGCTTTTTTTCTGCCCACTCTTCCGCAGGCTGCTGTTTGCCACCTCTTGGGACAAGAGAGGGCCGTTTCCTTGTGCCCCTGAAATTGAAATTTCAACAGCTTTAGAGCGAGTGATATGTTTTTGACCAGAGGCTTCTTTCTGGTGGTGAAAAGGGTACCAGAAACCCTTTAAGAACCTTTGcaggcaaggttccctctaagctgggcacactcctctgtctctctgagcgcagctgtcttcctcctccatgcagcaatCATGTTAGGTTCCAGTTGTGACAGAACCCTGtgcagggtatgtgtgtgtgagtctcgcacgcacacacacatgcaggggCAAAGTCGCACAAGGGAGAAGCAGTGCCCTGCCAAGGGGAGCTCAAAGTTAGCGGGCACACTGTTGCTTGCAGGACATTCAACCCTGCAAAAAGAGGCCTCATCTTTATACAGCAGAACCCTCAAACCCACAGATTCAGTATCCactaattcacttatccatggcctgaaaatattaaaaatattaaaagaaaaatgcctagaaatatatatttctaacaatgaagttaccagaactggccactagagagagagacagagaccatgctatgtataatagCAGACAATCCTCGTCCCTAAGCCAATGGTCACCCGGTTGGGATCAAGGCCGCCTGCTTTCTACAGATATGCATGTCAACAAAGCTCCCCATTCCCTCACCGACCACCCCGAGAAGGGGAAATCCAGATCTAGGCCTCTGACCTGAGctgccttctcttttcctcctcttggcTTTCGATGCAACAGCATCTCCAGAGGGCGGGGCAGATTCAGGCTGGCAGACAAGCTGTGCTCCTATCGCAGGCTTCAGACCTGGGGTTgcaggagttaaaaaaaaaaaaaaaaaaaaaaaaaagcagaaggccCCATTCTTTTGAGTTACCCGTATTTCTCACAACCCATGTAATGCCTACAGGGACTTCAAGGCCGAGGCACTCTGGATCTCCTGGGTCTTTGCTGagtctgtctttttctttctgttctctctcctcccacctcCACATCTCTTTAGAAAAGGAAGCCTCTGCCATTTTTACTTGCAGAGATATAAGGGGAAAGGACACACTCCATTTCCCCACCGATACAAAGCCGGCTGAG is part of the Pogona vitticeps strain Pit_001003342236 chromosome 8, PviZW2.1, whole genome shotgun sequence genome and encodes:
- the C8H2orf42 gene encoding uncharacterized protein C2orf42 homolog isoform X3; translated protein: MEFNSLRSKVPAFLSDLGKATLRGIRKCPRCGTYNGTRGLSCKNKTCGTVFRYGARKQAGVDAVKIVTGSDVQVYSVRQRDRGPDHRCFVELGVSETTLQTVDGTILTQLSSGRCHVPSCLKAASQGVAENQCQHIKLAGNCQTEATPLTLKSSVLNAMQASPDAKQTLWQLATEPTGPLVQRVTKNILVVKCKASPKHSLGYLHTSFTHKAGPKNVAERRFFCSCQAWRPSKAGPPKDEAGQKCIHFFACVCAFASDDALAQEFADFLSCDSSGLKPAIGAQLVCQPESAPPSGDAVASKAKRRKREGSSGAQGNGPLLSQEVANSSLRKSGQKKSPMVSLKRQACSQLLDESHVTLSFQEWLASVTERIHQAMHYQFDGKPEPLVFHIPQSFFEALQQRISIGSVKKRLPNSTTAFVRKDALPLGTFSKYTWHITNILQVKQIFDTLEMPLEVTRSFIQNRDGTYEPFKCPKVEVESIPETYGRLEKQPVLRPLELKTFLKVGNMSPDQKEPTPFIIEWIPDILPQSKIGELRIKFEYGHYGNGHATEYQEQRPTLEQTLELMPLTTITFP